Within Deinococcus fonticola, the genomic segment GGGCGCTGAGGAAGGGCCGGACATTCTGGTAGAGTCGGGGCACGTCCCCGAAGACTATTTTTGTCGTCATAAACAGAAATTGTCCCCTATCGGGGACGTTTTCTCATACTTTGTGTCAGGCCGTCAGAGCGGAAACCTCACTTGGAAATCCTCCATCTCCTCTTTTATAGACAGATAGAAAGTCAATTTCTCTCCCGCGTATCTTCTGTTTAAAGAATTCAGGAATGATTGACAGCTCAGGCTTCTTGAAACGATCTTGAAAGAAAACCAGAGGGTCAAAACCAATTGATGATGATTTATAGAAACCGTTTTGGAGATTTCTAGAGAGCCTTTGAAACCATTCGTGCTCAAATTCCTGGAAGTCGGGAATATTGCTATCGTTCTCTATCCAATAAGCAGGCTGCATTCTCCAGTAGAGGGCCAGGGCCTGAGCTTGGGTCGTCTCTTCGCTCTGAATGTAATCACTTGGCGTGCCCTCATGGACGTCCAGATCGGCGCTGAGCAAGTAGGCGAGATCTATCGCTTCTGCCTCTTCTGCTCGTGCAGTTTTGTAGGCCGCAAAGAGTTGACTTTCGCACACTTCATAATAAATCTGGCCGAATTGAATGTAGAAGCTGGTCATGTCCCAGACCCTTCAAAATCGCGTTGCGACATCACCGGCAGGAGAGACAGGTGCTGCCAGATGCCTTCCGGGAGGACGCGCCATTCTGGAAAGAGTGGCCTGGGATTCGGCCCGAGCCAGAGCTGAGAGGGAACCTCAATACTCAGGTCAGAGAAAAGGCCCTCTGCGTGTGCCTTGAGTGCGAGATCACGAAACGCCTTCGAGGTCACTTCAAACGATTCAGCGGAGTCGGCGACTTCATCCAGTCTCCACAGAATCTGAGTGACGTTCCAGACTTCGAGTGGTAAGCCGTCGTTCCCTATGGGAAGCGCGTCAAAGTCAACCGCTCGGCCTTCCGTCGGTTCAAGGAAGAGAGCAGGAATGTCTTCTGGGACCTCAAAAACTTCAAACTGCTTGGTGAAGTAGCCGACAGGGTCAAAGGCAATGGTGGAAGGCGCATACCTGTTTTCCAGGTAGTTTCGATGCAACTCCCAGAAGCGGGCAAGGCCGTCCGTGTCTTCGAGTCCCTCTCCTGCTTCCCGCCAGGAATCCGGCTGCAGCATCCAGTAGAGGGCGAGCGCGACTGAGCGTGGCGTGTCAGCACTGTCGACGTAATGCTCGACCTGTCTCTCGTTGAAGTCGTAATTGGAATGGAGAACGAAGGCAAGATCGTACACCTCGCGTTCCTTCCAGCGCCTGGACAGGAACAGGTCGAGCAGCTCCCACTGGAGCCACTCGCCCTGGTGGGGTGAATAGAGATAGGTCATGACCTTGCCTGTCCTGATTCAGTCGCCGCTGATGGGTTGCGCTTCCTGCACCATCCCATCCGGCGCGGTGTCACTCACGCCGCTGGTCATATGGCCCCTGTTCTGACTTCCGACGCCGTGCGCGGCCCATTTGCCCTCGCGGCTGTTCAGGCGGTGCTGGATGGCACCCTCACGGTGGTGCGTTTCGCTGAAGCCGGCGGGTTCGATGCTGATGCGCTCGCCCTGCATCAGGCCGTAGATGCCGCTCTGGCCGGGTTCGCGGCGTTCCCATTCGGCGGGGACGGCCATGTCGGGGCCGGTGTAGTCGGTGGGTTCGGTGTACGCGGCGATGTAGCCCTCGAAGTTGCGCAGGATGAGCTTCTCGGGGCTGTGCGACAGCACGTAGTTGGGCGCGACCGGGATCTTGCCGCCGCCGCCGGGGGCGTCCACGACGTAGGTGGGCACGCTGTAGCCGCTGGTGTGGCCGCGCAGGCTCTCCATGATCTCCAGGCCCTTGCTAACGGTGGTGCGCAGGTGGCCGGCGCCGTGCACGAGGTCGCACTGGTAGATGTAGTAGGGGCGCACGCGGATCTTCACGAGTTCCCGCACGAGTTTCTGCATGATGACCGGGTGGTCGTTCACACCGCGCAGCAGCACGCTCTGGTTCCCGAGGGGCACGCCGGCGCGGGTGAGGCGGTCGCAGGCGTCGGCGACTTCCGGGGTGATTTCCTTGGGGTGGTTCACGTGGATGTTCATCCACACGGGGTGGTGCTCGGCGAGGGTGTCGCACAGTTCCTGCGTGACGCGCATGGGCATGAACACGGGGACGCGGGTGCCGATGCGGATGATCTCGATGTGGGGGATCTTGCGCAATTCGGCGAGCAGGCCGCCGAGCACCTTGGGCGCCAGAGTGAGGGGGTCGCCGCCGGAGAGCAGCACGTCGCGCACCTGGGGGGTGTTGCGCAGGTAATCGAGCTGGAGTTTGTACTCGTCGGGTTTAAAGGTCTCGGTGGGGTCGCCCACGATGCGGCTGCGGGTGCAGTAGCGGCAGTAACTGGCGCACTGCGTGGTGACGAGCATCAGCACGCGGTCCGGGTAGCGGTGCACCAGGCCGGGCACGGGGCTGTGCTTGTCCTCGGCCAGGCTGTCTTCCATCATGCTGGTGAACGGCTGGAGTTCTTCCTCGGTGGGGATCACCTGGCGGCGCACCGGGCAGGTGGGGTCTTCAGCGTCCATCAGGCTGGCGAAGTACGGGGTGATGTCCAGGCGGAAGATGCCCTCGGCACTGGCGCCTTTGCGTTCACTGTCGGTCAGCCGAATCACTTCTTCGAGTTCGGTGACGCTGTTGATGCGGTTTTTCAGTTGCCACTTCCAGTCGTACCACTGCTCGTCGGGCACGTCCGCCCATTTGGCGGCGCGGTGGTTGCGGGACAGCATGTGTTGACTGCGAACGGTTGCCTGTGGGTGGGTAGGTCGGGTCATGCTCGGCCTCCTTGGAGTTAAATATCCCTTCATTTTTCCTGCCTGGCGCAGTTTTTGGAATGCCCGGTCTGCCTGTCGGGTGGCACTTTGGCGCAGCAGATCCTTCTCGATTGCTACTCCTGACTTTTCAAATGCTAGGCTGAGGGGATGAGACAGTTTGGCGGCTCCCTCGATCCACTCGATCACCGAATTCTGCAGGAGTTGCAGGTGGATTCCCGCCTCAGCATGCGCGAACTCGGCCGCCGTGTCGGCCTTTCCGCCCCCGCCGTCACCGAACGCGTGCGTCGCCTCGAAGACGCCCAGATCATCCTGGGGTACGGCGTGCGCGTCGCCGGAAAACCCCTCGGGCGCACCATCACCGCCTTCATCGGCGTGAAGGACAGCGGACGCAACGACCCCACCCTGGTCAAGTGGGCCACCCGCCACGACGGCGTGCTGGAATGCCACAGCGTCACCGGGGACAACAGTTGCATCCTGAAAGTCGCCGTACCCGACGTGGCCGCGCTGGAAACCATGCTGGGCGAACTGATTCAGATGGGCTTCACCTGCGATACCAGCATCGTCCTGAGCACCCCCCTGGAAGGCAAACTGATGCTGCCGCCAGCCTGACCAGCAGGCAGCCCCCACACTCACATCAGGCGCATGAAGCCGCGCGGGTCAGGATCAATCGCCGCCAGCCACCACAGCACCTCACGCCCGCCGTACTCCACCCGGTACACGTGCAGGGTCGTCTCGCCCGACTGCACCCACCAGTGCTCCCGCAGCGGCGTACTCAGGCCCCCTGTGCCCGGCCCACCCGTACAGAAGGTGCGCAGCACACGCTGCACCGCGAACGGCTGCCCCAACCAGACCACCCGCGCGGGATCACCCCGGCTGTCCACCGTGACATCACACCGCTCGGCCCGCATCCCCTCTAGCGTACCAGAACGAAAAAACCCACCCTGAGGGGTGGGGATTTCCGTGTTGGTGGGCGGTATAGGACTTGAACTATGATGGACTTACTCCAGCATTTTGTGGATGACATTGAATCAGAATCACTGTCCCCTATGAAGATACGAGACATTTGAACGTGCTGGACGTCCTTTGTCAGTATTCAGCGCGGGCCTATCTGTTACGACTTGGATATGAGTCATCGCCCACACGGTGCTATCTCGACATCCCGAACTGTCGCGTAACCGACTCCAGCGATGTTGTAGCCAGCGGGATGCAGTTCGTCAGTGGCACCTTGCCCAAGCAGGCCATGGATTTGATCTTCGATCGCAGGCCAACGGTCGGCCATGATAGCGGGCTGGCCGGCGAGATCAGGTGCGGGCTGAAGAAGCCACTGACTGAAACTCTTCGGGTTTATGGTCGTGCCTGAATCGTCAGGTTGTAAGACGACGTAGGATTCGTTCAGCGAGCGACCGCGATCATCCTGCCAGCGCAGGATGCTGCAAACCGCCGCACTTCCAGGAAGGGAGGTCTGGGCAATCTGACCACCAAAGCCATAATCAACTGCTTTCTGGAAGAGAACCTTG encodes:
- a CDS encoding DUF4274 domain-containing protein codes for the protein MTYLYSPHQGEWLQWELLDLFLSRRWKEREVYDLAFVLHSNYDFNERQVEHYVDSADTPRSVALALYWMLQPDSWREAGEGLEDTDGLARFWELHRNYLENRYAPSTIAFDPVGYFTKQFEVFEVPEDIPALFLEPTEGRAVDFDALPIGNDGLPLEVWNVTQILWRLDEVADSAESFEVTSKAFRDLALKAHAEGLFSDLSIEVPSQLWLGPNPRPLFPEWRVLPEGIWQHLSLLPVMSQRDFEGSGT
- the ablA gene encoding lysine 2,3-aminomutase codes for the protein MTRPTHPQATVRSQHMLSRNHRAAKWADVPDEQWYDWKWQLKNRINSVTELEEVIRLTDSERKGASAEGIFRLDITPYFASLMDAEDPTCPVRRQVIPTEEELQPFTSMMEDSLAEDKHSPVPGLVHRYPDRVLMLVTTQCASYCRYCTRSRIVGDPTETFKPDEYKLQLDYLRNTPQVRDVLLSGGDPLTLAPKVLGGLLAELRKIPHIEIIRIGTRVPVFMPMRVTQELCDTLAEHHPVWMNIHVNHPKEITPEVADACDRLTRAGVPLGNQSVLLRGVNDHPVIMQKLVRELVKIRVRPYYIYQCDLVHGAGHLRTTVSKGLEIMESLRGHTSGYSVPTYVVDAPGGGGKIPVAPNYVLSHSPEKLILRNFEGYIAAYTEPTDYTGPDMAVPAEWERREPGQSGIYGLMQGERISIEPAGFSETHHREGAIQHRLNSREGKWAAHGVGSQNRGHMTSGVSDTAPDGMVQEAQPISGD
- a CDS encoding Lrp/AsnC family transcriptional regulator is translated as MRQFGGSLDPLDHRILQELQVDSRLSMRELGRRVGLSAPAVTERVRRLEDAQIILGYGVRVAGKPLGRTITAFIGVKDSGRNDPTLVKWATRHDGVLECHSVTGDNSCILKVAVPDVAALETMLGELIQMGFTCDTSIVLSTPLEGKLMLPPA